A genome region from Geodermatophilus bullaregiensis includes the following:
- a CDS encoding ABC transporter permease, with translation MTALLAAAVAALALVPLGYIVTATVDVGWSGVAELVFRPRVADLLWNTTRLVAGTVAVCLVLGVGAAWLVERSAVPGRRVWHVLLVAPLAVPAFVNSYAWISLLPGFDTYAGALLVVSLSYSPFVYLPAVAAFRGLDPALEDTARGLGLSTWAVFRRVQLPQLRVAVLGGGLLVALHVLAEFGALAMLRYPTFTTAVYDQYRATFNGPGATMLAGVLVLLCLVLLLAEIRLRGSRGYARTGAGAARQLRPVRLGALTVPALLALAALVALALAVPLGSLARWMATGTSAGLDVATLAATTGTTLALAAAAAVATTALALPTGWLAVRRRGPLATLIERSTYLGSAVPAIVIALALVTVSIRAVPGLYQTVPVLLAAYAILFLPRAIVTVRAAVEQSPPLHDDVAASLGASAPSRLWRVTLPLLAPGIGAGAALVFLAVVTELTATLLLAPTGTTTLATAFWSASSALEYGAAAPYAVVMVLLSAPATVLLSRDARRGLTT, from the coding sequence GTGACGGCGCTGCTGGCCGCCGCGGTGGCGGCGCTGGCACTGGTCCCGCTCGGCTACATCGTCACCGCGACGGTGGACGTCGGCTGGAGCGGCGTCGCCGAGCTGGTGTTCCGCCCGCGGGTGGCCGACCTGCTGTGGAACACCACCCGCCTGGTGGCCGGCACCGTCGCCGTCTGCCTGGTCCTCGGCGTGGGGGCGGCCTGGCTCGTGGAGCGCTCCGCCGTGCCGGGCCGCCGGGTCTGGCACGTGCTGCTGGTCGCGCCGCTGGCGGTGCCGGCGTTCGTCAACAGCTACGCCTGGATCTCGCTGCTGCCCGGGTTCGACACCTACGCCGGGGCGCTGCTGGTGGTGTCGCTGTCCTACTCCCCGTTCGTCTACCTGCCCGCCGTGGCCGCCTTCCGCGGCCTGGACCCGGCGCTGGAGGACACCGCCCGCGGGCTGGGCCTGTCGACCTGGGCGGTGTTCCGGCGGGTGCAGCTGCCGCAGCTGCGGGTGGCCGTGCTCGGCGGCGGCCTGCTGGTGGCGCTGCACGTGCTCGCCGAGTTCGGCGCGCTGGCGATGCTGCGCTACCCGACCTTCACCACGGCGGTCTACGACCAGTACCGCGCCACCTTCAACGGTCCCGGCGCCACGATGCTGGCCGGCGTCCTCGTGCTGCTGTGCCTGGTGCTGCTGCTCGCCGAGATCCGGCTGCGCGGCTCCCGCGGCTACGCGCGCACCGGCGCCGGCGCGGCCCGGCAGCTGCGCCCGGTACGGCTCGGCGCCCTCACCGTCCCGGCGCTGCTCGCCCTGGCCGCGCTGGTGGCGCTCGCGCTGGCCGTGCCGCTGGGCAGCCTCGCCCGCTGGATGGCCACCGGCACCTCGGCCGGGCTCGACGTCGCCACGCTGGCCGCCACCACGGGGACGACGCTGGCGCTGGCCGCCGCGGCCGCCGTCGCCACCACCGCGCTGGCGCTGCCCACCGGCTGGCTCGCCGTCCGCCGGCGCGGTCCGCTGGCCACCCTGATCGAGCGCTCGACCTACCTGGGCAGCGCGGTGCCGGCGATCGTCATCGCCCTGGCGCTGGTGACCGTCTCCATCCGCGCGGTGCCCGGCCTCTACCAGACCGTGCCGGTGCTGCTGGCCGCCTACGCGATCCTCTTCCTGCCGCGCGCGATCGTGACCGTGCGCGCCGCGGTCGAGCAGTCGCCGCCGCTGCACGACGACGTCGCCGCCTCCCTCGGCGCCTCGGCCCCGTCCCGGCTGTGGCGGGTCACCCTGCCGCTGCTCGCGCCCGGCATCGGCGCCGGCGCGGCGCTGGTGTTCCTCGCCGTGGTCACCGAGCTGACCGCCACCCTGCTGCTCGCCCCCACCGGCACGACGACGCTGGCGACGGCGTTCTGGTCGGCCAGCAGCGCCCTGGAGTACGGCGCCGCCGCGCCCTACGCCGTCGTCATGGTCCTGCTCTCGGCACCGGCCACGGTGCTGCTCTCCCGCGACGCCCGACGAGGTCTGACCACATGA
- a CDS encoding ABC transporter ATP-binding protein: MSALTVTGVTKSYGRTPVLTGVDLHVPAGTTTALLGPSGCGKTTLLRIVAGFDDPDGGTVDLGGRVVAGAGRPVPARRRGIGFVPQEGGLFPHLTVAGNVAFGLPRRLRRDRGRVVALLALVGLDAALADRSPHQLSGGQQQRVALARALAPEPSLVLLDEPFSSLDASLREDTRRAVADALRATGATAVLVTHDQAEALSTADQVAVLRGGTLAQLADPRTLYRDPRDLDVAAFVGEAVVLDGDAVDGRVASELGELVLGRPCPDGPVRVLLRPEQLRLSAGPGPRARVRAVDFYGHDARVELELPSGRRVSARTEGGDLPITGAEVSVGVQGTAVPFPAPAPAPRTGTPTPA; this comes from the coding sequence ATGAGCGCGCTCACCGTCACCGGCGTGACCAAGTCCTACGGCCGGACCCCCGTGCTCACCGGCGTCGACCTGCACGTGCCGGCCGGCACCACCACCGCGCTGCTGGGGCCGTCGGGCTGCGGGAAGACGACGCTGCTGCGGATCGTGGCCGGCTTCGACGACCCCGACGGCGGCACGGTCGACCTGGGCGGCCGGGTGGTGGCCGGTGCGGGCCGCCCGGTGCCCGCCCGCCGGCGCGGCATCGGGTTCGTGCCGCAGGAGGGCGGCCTGTTCCCGCACCTGACCGTCGCCGGCAACGTGGCCTTCGGCCTGCCGCGCCGGCTGCGCCGCGACCGCGGCCGCGTCGTCGCGCTGCTCGCGCTGGTCGGGCTGGACGCCGCGCTGGCCGACCGCTCGCCGCACCAGCTCTCCGGCGGCCAGCAGCAGCGGGTCGCGCTGGCCCGGGCGCTGGCACCGGAGCCCTCGCTGGTGCTGCTCGACGAGCCGTTCTCCTCGCTGGACGCCTCGCTGCGGGAGGACACCCGCCGGGCGGTCGCCGACGCGCTGCGGGCCACCGGCGCGACCGCCGTCCTGGTCACCCACGACCAGGCCGAGGCGCTGTCGACCGCCGACCAGGTGGCGGTGCTGCGCGGCGGCACCCTGGCCCAGCTGGCCGACCCGCGCACGCTCTACCGCGACCCGCGCGACCTCGACGTGGCCGCGTTCGTGGGGGAGGCGGTGGTCCTCGACGGGGACGCCGTCGACGGCCGGGTGGCCTCCGAGCTGGGCGAGCTGGTGCTCGGCCGCCCGTGCCCCGACGGGCCGGTGCGGGTGCTGCTGCGGCCCGAGCAGCTGCGCCTGTCCGCCGGTCCCGGGCCGCGGGCGCGGGTGCGCGCCGTCGACTTCTACGGCCACGACGCCCGAGTCGAGCTCGAGCTGCCGTCGGGACGGCGGGTCAGCGCCCGCACCGAGGGCGGCGACCTGCCGATCACCGGCGCGGAGGTGTCCGTCGGCGTGCAGGGGACGGCGGTGCCCTTCCCGGCGCCCGCCCCGGCTCCGCGTACCGGGACCCCGACCCCGGCCTGA
- a CDS encoding aldolase/citrate lyase family protein, protein MDLFLFTVDAGFGRDVVAAGAAGIVVDWERRGKARRQAGEGTQINADTVEDLARMRAATDGRLLCRVNGAGPWTAGEVEDALAAGADEILLPMVRTPEEVDRALDLVAGRCGLGILVETQGAVERVAELARRPLSRVYVGLNDLRIDRRSTELFRPLVDGTVDAVRAAVRQPFGVGGLTLPGGGFPVPGVLLAAELVRLRTDFTFLRRSFTADMAGRDPFVEVPRLLASLADLAGADPRTAADRRAGFVAAVEGAAVAADAAVAVPA, encoded by the coding sequence GTGGACCTGTTCCTCTTCACCGTGGACGCCGGCTTCGGCCGGGACGTCGTCGCCGCCGGTGCGGCCGGGATCGTCGTCGACTGGGAGCGCCGCGGGAAGGCCCGTCGCCAGGCGGGGGAGGGCACCCAGATCAACGCCGACACCGTCGAGGACCTGGCGCGCATGCGCGCGGCCACCGACGGCCGGCTGCTGTGCCGCGTCAACGGCGCCGGCCCGTGGACGGCGGGGGAGGTCGAGGACGCCCTCGCCGCCGGCGCCGACGAGATCCTGCTGCCGATGGTGCGCACGCCCGAGGAGGTCGACCGCGCGCTCGACCTGGTCGCCGGCCGCTGCGGGCTGGGCATCCTCGTCGAGACCCAGGGCGCGGTGGAGCGGGTCGCCGAGCTCGCCCGCCGGCCGCTCTCGCGCGTCTACGTCGGCCTCAACGACCTGCGCATCGACCGCCGCTCCACCGAGCTGTTCCGCCCGCTGGTCGACGGCACGGTCGACGCCGTCCGCGCCGCGGTGCGGCAGCCCTTCGGCGTCGGCGGGCTGACGCTGCCCGGGGGCGGGTTCCCGGTGCCCGGGGTGCTGCTGGCCGCCGAGCTCGTGCGGCTGCGCACCGACTTCACCTTCCTGCGCCGCTCGTTCACCGCCGACATGGCCGGCCGCGACCCCTTCGTCGAGGTGCCCCGCCTGCTCGCGTCCCTGGCCGACCTCGCCGGCGCCGACCCGCGCACTGCCGCCGACCGGCGGGCGGGGTTCGTGGCGGCGGTGGAGGGTGCGGCGGTCGCTGCCGACGCCGCGGTCGCCGTCCCCGCGTGA